GGCAACCGATATCACGCCAAATACAGCCCCGACGAGGATCATACCTATAGGTGTAAAGAAGACAAGTGGAACTGAAATGGCAAGAACAACCGCTGATTTCCGGATAACCCCTAGTGAATCCAAAAGAGCGAATCGTGATGCGGCGAAGACGCATATGGCTGTAGCTACACTCATCAGTGCAGTCACAACTCCGGAAATTTCGGCTGAATATCCGGACATTTCCGGATACATACTCGTAACAACACCTGTAGCTCCCGCAAAAACAAATAGAGTCACCCAGAGCCATTTATGATATTGAGTGATCGAAAAAATCATCTTTACCGGTATCATTATGGAAATAAATCCATCTGAATCTCGGAAAAAGATTCCAATAAGAAAAGCAGCCCCGGTCAAAATGCCGAACACGAGCACCCCAGCATACGGATAAATTACGGCGAGTACTCCTGGAATAATAAGCCCAGCCACCAGACCCACATTTATCAAAGCAACAAACGTACCTGACAGTTTTTTATGGTCAACCTCAGAGTTGACGTAGGATAGAGCGGATGACACAAACATCCCCGTAAACAGACCTTCCAGGAATCTGAGACCGACCGTAACCACAGGATCCCCCACCAAAAACCAGATCATGATCCCGGACAAAAAGGTTCCGGCAAGCCCTATTTTAATGAGAGGAGCTCTCCCGATTTTATCAGATATCCAGCCGGCAGGGAACACCATGAAAA
This region of Methanocorpusculum sp. genomic DNA includes:
- a CDS encoding MFS transporter, whose product is MNISRIAIYLGVFATMALSNSVVPILAIITPDAAMQGAVFSAYFLGAFFMVFPAGWISDKIGRAPLIKIGLAGTFLSGIMIWFLVGDPVVTVGLRFLEGLFTGMFVSSALSYVNSEVDHKKLSGTFVALINVGLVAGLIIPGVLAVIYPYAGVLVFGILTGAAFLIGIFFRDSDGFISIMIPVKMIFSITQYHKWLWVTLFVFAGATGVVTSMYPEMSGYSAEISGVVTALMSVATAICVFAASRFALLDSLGVIRKSAVVLAISVPLVFFTPIGMILVGAVFGVISVAVLNYIAGTPHPQGVMNGLFTTMQYAGMAALPFITGLIVLPIGYFGVFILVGVVVLVGGLLIVRCPCYAPTLKRG